The following proteins come from a genomic window of Oncorhynchus masou masou isolate Uvic2021 chromosome 25, UVic_Omas_1.1, whole genome shotgun sequence:
- the LOC135513975 gene encoding proteinase-activated receptor 3-like: MANLSGILFCLLVGLSLQDNEKKLKTKRTVPDVLKPKTFKGRGYQSNCTAETGPPSLVPLSPGLDVRLEDTAAAYTTGLLSTRLIPSAYLLAMAVGIPSNAFILAFLRLRARSYSMAVLYLSLALSDLLLLLSLALRIHYHLNGNNWVFGEVACRIVTACFYCNVYCSAHTIACISLKRYLAVVRPFLYSRLPKKAWTLGASLGMWGLFGAAVVPELMVRQSFLLPRMGLITCHDILPLEEDSHALLVPYRLTLVCLGFLVPFVTCAWTHVAVVWHLRRSGLDWTPFIRVSTLVFLIFTVCFAPSGVLHIAHYVRLSTSGEDGMYVYTSAAVCLCCFHSCLEPFLCVLMSRTTASRLRFASLRRTPQRLAVPV, translated from the exons ATGGCAAACCTATCTGGGATACTCTTCTGTCTGTTGGTAGGACTCTCTCTCCAGGACAATG AGAAGAAACTCAAGACAAAAAGAACGGTCCCAGATGTGTTGAAACCAAAGACGTTCAAAGGCAGGGGATACCAGTCCAATTGTACAGCTGAGACGGGGCcccccagcctggttcctctgtccCCTGGGCTGGATGTGAGGCTGGAGGACACTGCAGCAGCCTACACCACGGGGCTCCTCAGCACCAGGCTCATCCCCTCAGCCTATCTCCTGGCCATGGCAGTGGGCATCCCCTCTAACGCTTTCATCCTGGCCTTCCTGAGGCTCCGGGCCAGGTCCTACTCCATGGCTGTCCTCTACCTGAGCCTGGCACTCTCCGAcctgctcctcctgctctccctggCCCTCCGCATCCACTACCACCTCAACGGAAACAACTGGGTGTTCGGCGAGGTGGCCTGTCGCATCGTCACCGCCTGTTTCTACTGCAACGTCTACTGCTCTGCCCACACCATCGCGTGCATCAGCCTCAAGCGCTACCTTGCCGTGGTGAGGCCCTTCCTCTACAGTCGGCTGCCCAAGAAGGCCTGGACGCTGGGGGCAAGCCTGGGCATGTGGGGCCTGTTTGGAGCAGCTGTGGTACCAGAGCTCATGGTGAGGCAGAGCTTCTTGCTGCCCCGTATGGGCCTCATCACCTGCCATGACATACTGCCCCTGGAGGAGGATTCCCATGCCCTGCTGGTGCCCTACAGGCTGACACTGGTCTGCTTAGGGTTCCTCGTGCCATTTGTGACCTGTGCCTGGACCCATGTGGCGGTGGTGTGGCACCTGCGTCGCTCAGGCCTCGACTGGACACCCTTCATCAGAGTCAGTACACTGGTCTTCCTCATCTTCACTGTGTGTTTCGCTCCCAGTGGCGTCCTCCATATTGCCCACTATGTGAGGCTGTCCACTAGTGGAGAGGACGGGATGTATGTTTACACCAGCGCTGCAGTGTGTCTGTGCTGTTTCCACAGCTGTCTGGAACCATTCCTGTGTGTACTCATGTCCAGGACAACCGCCTCCAGACTACGCTTTGCTTCGCTCAGAAGGACACCTCAGAGACTTGCTGTTCCGGTGtag